In Euwallacea similis isolate ESF13 chromosome 17, ESF131.1, whole genome shotgun sequence, a single window of DNA contains:
- the Mgtor gene encoding nucleoprotein TPR isoform X4: METCLFASVVSQEEWKKVPAEIGQKISKFVNEKFEEFITSKALLETKNSNSEKSFTEIKGQNEALTSENEAHKARLEAANISITQLESQVSNLSSELIRLQTQSNQLEAEAAEYRHQRNLAVDERDETVKMIQRRNAQIESLQLDIETLTKQLQDAVSTKCEALAKAEEVASMRITLEYGEKRLEQERALMSSQIESLTEELQNRTDELLNMRRDNSSRCIQLETKLLEKTQELTVASEQLKSFNELNESLAARNEELAQKIFNLNETHSKVSESYVSEIDAKTMMTNTYKSMLEETQKHAEELKNALNEVQQMLRQATEQYGDLETKHKESGLAHEEIISKKNECIAMLKKELETANELIEQCKNGSISKDIEGLSSSAATVSRVMKSGMTYTEMYSRYVSTSEQLTSKSEECVRLNNYINCIVREIEEKGPQVTQLRQEFSDALDANETLKASNDSLLAEVQQLREANVENRRIEGQVARENQRMKKELADLSRQVVHLLQEVEHSRIGSSSTSTDNDLSDSVSSADIITKRLVTFNDIAELQATNQKLLALVRDLTERQEEIESFDPAAVANLQRKLEDLRESQIELLEEREQQTKMMATLRNQRDMYKNLYSQAAKGGGDTSVNLAFGTTDNGETLNKTQSEASDSNANSDEKVQDLETQITKYKKQVEEMKEEYETYRKERLDHEKILLEQLESVRNESKELTKMSCQLTSKAELNEEKFKVLQNNAEIFKKQIIALEKQNKIYSEAIIKHEQAASYLKDEAIQNQTKASKAEVILGSVQKENALLRDSERRLLKEVEMVKQHSHQQSLLQSNIELIKATLERNEAESKLRLEAKLDEAHLECSSLRRRLEEEQTHFRELTAHLEKQSKQAQERMEEEKLKADKLRKEISELRNDLINKTVHIEDLSKKLKSSVFAIPDASIEGRKLRELEQHMADAEAEINALKAKLKGAKDASEEYFNVAQNAEKQLQEVLDKEQEHLKEIEMQKQLVRELQEKNAELQGELSIQMDDQDIAAADIRSKSQQLQEELNVRSLDLRSAREQLEKAQSELKFMNEQLKASENKYAREVTLHSADLQSLTDLKAELDEANGQIQQVKSERDRAVEALDEHLQGAVKQQQLLDEEKQKLDERFKNMEEQNSLLLDQIQQLNTQLTLLQSQVSTDNLNTSQNSSLGENLNRSFTEDEVHKSGQLLKIIKYLRREKDIAVSKADIIEAEHFRLKSQFDSITKQLKEAKEQIEAQRQKLEVTNVSASKHSEVLRRLETLNAITDSNRALRHERDQLLSEMQELSARAEQMESELAPLQERNRDLQTKADQMQTENISLRAECTRWRQRANLLIEKTNRTSPEDWKKLQTERETLAKQLTVERGNNAKLSDENNNIRQTVAKLEDQLKSLRAQNNNQSEEISRLREQVQSLQYQASQLSESLDQQTQNNLRLSQENRSLTEEIGAKDNSISELKNNLTQVKKIAKKYKTQYEDQVKDIESLRQQNEQSQSEQSQNAEKQIQLLEQQKNEHEERVSLLETSHKENVDQLNQQVSSSQEQLDSLKKEIDILKQTSQEKEEKFKTLFKNAKDRIVSLTEQNTGLREELSKHDKSGHIGEQSDGANNTNELVERISNLQQEKDELIEKLQQEKSAHTSEVEALKHSISQLERKLGQQQGSKPSTSSASSEKSSTERPTADIKPIPGHSTNTQTQSVPIQPWRSGGEPPLASIRPMSQQLRTAAVLPTTQTPSAVMVPPQQQVHTTGTSSIEALSSSPTSSHTEYVPATSSASSAMLGARQVAVPPTQSSEDDDNSMQIQTAPQQQTLAVISPRVEPPSSGPTQEQGTSSSSSNTVTTTQAGLKRQRDPDTDSCQAEEKSQLKQQSKRTRLQQGISDSGLEVEYQVPTSSQREDDDNIILVESDGPDEGEGDDQEEPDDTEVYDMEGMEQDNYEDNDCQEVEEEEEAGNEVEVIEDSSEVPNQSESQESAEVEMMDRQAQSEAISSGTDAAAGPSSSSIHPISLSPRQRVVPPLPYRHQLLDEGTGRSVPTTPLQSSPQESIPNIAEEQGDRQTTQSDEENPQISVSTDSNICETRGEGSSEEATMGPPGQAGPSSDDNRPDEDLEGDDGVTSEGEKPPSTEEGEEEGREAEASQSPNEARRATRGNGPSARRSMRMSPARGSRMGPTPIVWGDARRSLQRQMPHGMGRGNHGNPGGNQSAPRRPRSRMQRPFGRF; the protein is encoded by the exons ATGGAGACGTGCCTTTTTGCCTCGGTGGTGAGCCAAGAAGAGTGGAAAAAAGTGCCCGCCGAAATCGGgcagaaaatttcaaagttcgTCAATGAGAAGTTCGAGGAGTTTATCACCTCAAAAGCTTTGTTGGAGACGAAAAATTCTAATTCGG AAAAAAGCTTCACAGAAATCAAAGGGCAAAATGAAGCACTCACCAGCGAAAATGAAGCGCACAAAGCGCGCCTTGAAGCTGCCAACATCTCAATCACTCAGCTGGAATCCCAAGTATCAAACCTTTCCTCTGAACTTATTAGATTACAAACGCAATCCAACCAACTTGAAGCAGAGGCTGCGGAATACCGACATCAACGCAATTTGGCCGTAGACGAACGTGACGAGACTGTGAAGATGATTCAAAGACGGAACGCCCAAATTGAAAGTTTACAATTGGACATTGAGACTTTGACCAAGCAGCTGCAGGACGCTGTCAGCACGAAATGTGAGGCTTTGGCTAAAGCAGAGGAAGTGGCGTCAATGAGGATTACTTTGGAATATGGGGAGAAAAGATTGGAGCAGGAACGGGCTTTGATGAGCAGTCAAATTGAAAGTCTTACAG AGGAACTTCAAAACAGGACTGATGAACTTCTAAACATGCGTCGAGACAACTCATCCCGCTGCATTCAACTTGAAACGAAACTTTTAGAGAAAACCCAAGAACTAACTGTTGCTTCTGAACaattaaaatctttcaatGAACTAAACGAGAGTTTAGCAGCTCGCAATGAAGAATTGGCTcagaaaatctttaatttgaatgaGACTCATTCGAAAGTCAGCGAATCATACGTCTCCGAAATTGATGCTAAAACTATGATGACCAATACATACAAATCCATGCTTGAGGAGACTCAGAAGCATGCAGAAGAACTGAAAAATGCCTTGAACGAGGTTCAACAGATGTTGAGGCAGGCCACGGAGCAGTATGGAGATTTAGAGACTAAACATAAGGAATCAGGACTGGCCCATGAGGAAATCATTTCAAAGAAGAACGAATGCATTGCAATGCttaaaaaagaattggaaACTGCTAATGAGTTAATTGAACAGTGCAAAAACGGATCGATTAGCAAAGATATTGAAGGACTTTCATCATCGGCAGCCACAGTTTCCAGAGTCATGAAATCAGGGATGACTTACACAGAAATGTACTCTCGCTATGTTTCAACTTCAGAACAACTTACAAGTAAATCAGAAGAGTGTGTAAGACTCAACAATTACATCAACTGCATTGTGAGAGAAATCGAGGAGAAAGGTCCACAGGTTACGCAGCTCCGTCAGGAATTCAGCGATGCACTAGACGCTAATGAAACCCTTAAGGCCTCCAATGATTCGTTATTGGCAGAGGTGCAACAACTACGCGAAGCCAATGTAGAAAATCGAAGAATTGAGGGTCAGGTGGCCAGGGAAAACCAGAGAATGAAGAAAGAGCTAGCAGATCTCTCCCGGCAAGTGGTACATTTGCTACAAGAAGTTGAGCATTCTAGAATTGGATCTTCAAGTACTTCCACCGATAATGATTTAAGTGATAGTGTTAGCTCAGCAGATATCATTACAAAGCGTTTAGTTACCTTCAATGATATTGCTGAACTCCAAGCTACCAACCAGAAGTTGTTAGCATTGGTACGAGATTTGACTGAAAGACAAGAAGAAATAGAATCCTTCGACCCAGCTGCTGTTGCTAACTTACAAAGAAAGTTGGAGGACTTAAGGGAATCGCAGATTGAGCTGCTTGAAGAGAGAGAGCAACAGACCAAAATGATGGCCACCTTGAGAAATCAAAGGGATATGTATAAGAACTTGTATTCACAAGCTGCTAAAGGAGGAGGAGATACCTCAGTGAATTTAGCCTTTGGTACAACTGATAATGGCGAAACTCTCAATAAAACTCAATCCGAAGCTTCAGATTCTAATGCGAATTCCGATGAAAAAGTGCAGGATTTAGAAACTCAGataacaaaatacaaaaaacaagTTGAGGAAATGAAGGAGGAGTATGAGACTTACAGGAAAGAGAGATTGGATCATGAGAAAATTCTTTTGGAGCAATTAGAATCTGTGCGCAATGAGTCTAAAGAACTTACAAAAATGAGCTGCCAACTCACGTCTAAAGCAGAGCTTAACGaagagaaatttaaagttCTCCAAAATAACgcagaaattttcaaaaaacaaataatagccttagaaaagcaaaacaaaatttacagtGAAGCTATAATCAAGCACGAACAGGCAGCCTCTTACCTTAAAGATGAAGCAATTCAGAACCAAACTAAAGCATCGAAGGCTGAAGTTATTCTGGGAAGTGTCCAAAAAGAAAACGCCCTCCTCAGAGATTCTGAAAGGAGATTGTTGAAAGAAGTTGAGATGGTTAAACAGCATTCTCATCAACAAAGTTTGCTGCAAAGCAACATTGAACTCATCAAAGCTACTTTAGAGCGCAATGAAGCGGAAAGCAAGCTGAGACTTGAAGCCAAGCTTGACGAAGCTCACTTAGAATGCTCATCTTTGCGCAGAAGACTCGAGGAGGAGCAGACACACTTCAGGGAACTAACTGCACATTTAGAGAAACAATCCAAACAAGCACAGGAGCGAATGGAGGAGGAAAAGCTTAAAGCAGATAAACTGCGCAAAGAAATTTCGGAACTCCGAAACGATCTAATCAACAAAACTGTTCATATTGAAgatttatctaaaaaacttaaaagttCAGTATTTGCAATTCCTGATGCAAGTATTGAAGGCAGAAAATTAAGGGAGTTGGAACAGCATATGGCAGATGCTGAAGCTGAAATTAACGCATTAAAAGCCAAACTAAAAGGTGCCAAAGACGCATCTGAGGAATACTTCAATGTGGCTCAAAATGCCGAAAAACAACTACAAGAAGTTCTAGACAAAGAGCAGGAACATTTGAAGGAAATCGAAATGCAAAAGCAACTAGTGCGGGAGTTGCaagagaaaaatgcagaattgcAAGGAGAACTGTCGATTCAGATGGATGACCAGGATATTGCAGCAGCCGACATTAGAAGCAAGTCTCAACAGTTACAAGAAGAACTTAATGTTCGGAGTTTGGATCTGCGGTCAGCCAGAGAGCAATTGGAGAAAGCTCaaagtgaattaaaattcatgaatGAGCAGTTAAAAGCCTCAGAAAACAAATATGCCCGGGAAGTTACATTGCACTCAGCTGATTTGCAAAGTTTAACTGATTTGAAGGCAGAACTTGACGAGGCAAATGGTCAGATTCAACAAGTAAAATCTGAGAGAGATCGAGCGGTAGAAGCTTTGGATGAACACTTACAAGGCGCTGTAAAACAGCAACAATTGCTTGATGaagagaaacaaaaattggACGAACGATTTAAGAATATGGAGGAACAAAACAGCCTTCTGTTAGATCAGATTCAGCAACTAAACACACAACTCACCCTCCTGCAATCTCAAGTCTCCACAGATAATCTTAACACAAGTCAGAATTCTAGTCTTGGTGAAAACCTTAATCGGTCATTTACAGAAGACGAAGTTCATAAATCAGGTCAGCTGCTTAAGATTATTAAATACTTGAGACGAGAGAAGGATATTGCTGTGAGCAAAGCTGATATCATCGAAGCTGAACACTTTAGGCTTAAATCCCAATTTGACTCTATTACCAAGCAGCTAAAGGAGGCTAAAGAACAGATCGAAGCTCAGAGACAAAAGCTTGAAGTTACTAATGTTTCTGCATCCAAACATTCAGAAGTTCTGCGCAGATTGGAGACATTAAACGCAATTACTGACAGTAATAGAGCTTTGAGGCACGAACGGGATCAGCTGTTGAGTGAAATGCAAGAATTAAGCGCAAGGGCTGAACAAATGGAAAGTGAGTTAGCTCCCCTACAGGAGAGAAATAGAGACTTGCAAACTAAAGCTGATCAGATGCAAACGGAGAATATCTCTCTACGAGCTGAATGTACTCGATGGAGACAGAGGGCTAATTTACTCATTGAAAAAACTAACAGGACTAGTCCTGAGGACTGGAAAAAGCTGCAGACTGAAAGGGAGACTTTAGCCAAACAGTTAACTGTCGAGCGGGGCAATAATGCCAAACTCTCCGATGAGAATAACAATATTAGACAAACAGTTGCAAAACTGGAAGATCAATTAAAATCCTTGAGGGCTCAGAATAATAATCAAAGTGAAGAAATTAGCAGGCTGAGGGAGCAGGTGCAAAGCTTGCAATACCAAGCTTCCCAACTCAGTGAGAGCTTAGATCAGCAGACTCAGAATAATTTAAGATTATCTCAAGAAAACCGATCACTAACTGAAGAAATAGGTGCTAAAGACAACTCAATAAGTGAGCTCAAGAATAACTTAACTCAGGTGAAAAAGATTGCCAAGAAATATAAGACCCAGTATGAAGATCAAGTCAAGGATATTGAATCTCTTAGACAACAGAATGAGCAAAGCCAAAGTGAACAAAGCCAAAATGCAGAGAAGCAAATTCAGTTGCTAGAGCAGCAGAAGAATGAGCATGAAGAGCGGGTGAGCTTGTTAGAGACTTCACATAAAGAGAATGTGGATCAGTTGAACCAGCAGGTGAGCAGCAGTCAAGAGCAGCTTGATTCGctgaaaaaggaaattgatattttgaaacagACTTCGCAAGAAAAGGAGGAAAAATTCAAGACTCTTTTCAAGAACGCTAAAGACCGAATAGTGAGTCTAACTGAACAAAATACGGGTTTGAGAGAAGAACTTTCCAAACATGACAAATCCGGACATATAGGGGAACAGTCTGATGGTGCTAACAACACTAATGAGCTTGTTGAGAGGATTAGCAACTTGCAGCAAGAGAAAGATGAGTTGATAGAAAAATTACAGCAGGAAAAGAGCGCGCATACATCAGAGGTAGAAGCACTAAAGCATAGCATTAGTCAGTTAGAAAGGAAGTTGGGACAGCAACAAGGCTCCAAGCCCAGCACTAGTTCTGCTTCCAGTGAGAAGTCTTCCACTGAAAGACCTACTGCTGATATTAAGCCGATTCCTGGGCATTCAACCAATACTCAAACCCAGTCAGTTCCTATCCAGCCGTGGCGTAGTGGTGGGGAGCCCCCACTGGCTAGTATAAGACCAATGTCCCAGCAGTTGAGAACAGCCGCAGTATTACCAACAACCCAAACTCCTAGCGCTGTTATGGTACCTCCACAACAGCAGGTTCACACTACTGGGACTTCGTCTATCGAGGCTCTGTCTAGCAGTCCTACTTCGTCCCACACCGAGTACGTGCCAGCTACAAGTTCTGCTAGTTCCGCCATGTTGGGTGCTAGACAAGTAGCAGTGCCGCCAACACAGTCTTCGGAAGATGATGACAATTCTATGCag ATCCAAACAGCTCCTCAACAACAAACTCTAGCAGTGATTTCCCCTAGAGTGGAACCTCCAAGTAGTGGTCCTACTCAAGAACAAGGCACCAGCTCCAGCAGCTCGAATACTGTGACAACGACCCAGGCAGGTTTGAAACGTCAACGAGATCCGGACACTGATAGTTGTCAAGCGGAAGAAAAGTCGCAATTGAAGCAGCAGAGCAAACGTACAAGGTTACAGCAAGGTATCAGCGACAGCGGCTTGGAAGTGGAGTACCAAGTACCGACTAGTAGTCAGAGGGAAGACGATGACAATATAATCCTAGTGGAAAGCGATGGTCCAGATGAGGGTGAAGGTGATGACCAGGAGGAACCTGATGACACCGAGGTATATGACATGGAAGGAATGGAACAGGACAACTATGAGGATAATGATTGTCAAGAAGTAGAAGAAGAGGAGGAGGCTGGGAATGAGGTGGAGGTAATTGAGGATTCCAGCGAAGTGCCCAATCAGAGTGAGAGTCAGGAGAGTGCGGAAGTGGAGATGATGGACAGACAGGCCCAATCCGAGGCTATTAGCAGTGGGACTGACG CAGCAGCAGGTCCATCGAGCTCCTCCATACACCCCATTTCACTAAGTCCTCGCCAGCGTGTGGTACCGCCGCTGCCCTACCGGCACCAGCTCTTAGACGAAG GTACCGGTCGCAGTGTTCCGACAACCCCCTTACAGTCATCTCCCCAGGAATCTATCCCTAATATTGCGGAGGAACAGGGTGATAGACAAACCACTCAAAGTGatg aagaaaatccTCAAATATCTGTGAGTACCGACTCAAATATCTGTGAGACTCGAGGTGAAGGCAGTTCGGAGGAGGCGACCATGGGCCCGCCAGGGCAAGCGGGTCCGTCTTCGGATGACAATCGTCCAGATGAGGATTTGGAGGGGGACGACGGGGTTACCTCTGAGGGTGAGAAACCTCCTTCGACAGAGGAAGGAGAAGAGGAAGGCCGGGAAGCTGAAGCTTCTCAGAGCCCGAATGAAGCGAGGAGGGCGACGCGAGGAAACGGCCCTTCTGCCAGGAGATCTATGAGGATGAGTCCCGCCAGAGGCTCCAGAATGGGGCCGACCCCTATTGTTTGGGGAGACGCGAGACGTTCGTTGCAGAGGCAAATGCCCCATG